From the genome of Colias croceus chromosome 9, ilColCroc2.1, one region includes:
- the LOC123694232 gene encoding p21-activated protein kinase-interacting protein 1-like has translation MDELIVGTYEGFLLGYSLRPEDEATKLKQTFATHSHTASVRCISIAGKFLASGGTDDKVVVIDLKTRKEHTVLMNHDGTINAVAFTHGGTHLLTGSDDGSIIVTRTGNWQLEKVWKKAHGGQPVTAIAVHPSDKLVLSLGGDKTLRTWNLIKGRPAFTINLASKGITLPTEIKFSPGGDRFSLVSQQTVDLWKISEAGLEKRITCNSKPTTVQWTTDEQVFVGLENGNILSVSVSETQAQTYPAHRKRVKCVHFENNMLYTASSAGEIKAWSVDDKKLKEICCANAACRITCVALNRQSHLIKKEETDEENDNEKEEVENEDSNSEDSNNEDTPKPPKRKVGAFVTVSYGEDEDNKTEQQPPAKKAKKKRKNKKSKIKNNG, from the exons ATGGATGAATTAATTGTTGGAACATATGAAGGATTTTTGTTAGGTTACTCTTTACGGCCTGAAGATGAG gcaacaaaattaaaacaaacattcgCCACTCATTCACACACTGCCTCTGTAAGGTGTATTTCTATTGCCGGGAAATTTTTAGCATCTGGTGGCACTGATGACAAAGTTGTCGTCATAGATTTGAAAACGCGAAAAGAGCATACTGTTCTTATGAACCACGATGGAACAATAAACGCAGTAGCATTCACACATGGTGGTACACACTTGCTAACTGGGAGTGATGATGGCTCTATAATTGTGACAAGAACTGGTAATTGGCAACTCGAAAAAGTTTGGAAAAAAGCCCATGGAG ggCAACCCGTAACAGCCATAGCAGTTCATCCATCAGACAAATTAGTCCTTAGCTTAGGAGGAGACAAAACTTTAAGAACATGGAATCTTATTAAAGGGAGACCAGCTTTTACCATCAATTTAGCTAGTAAAGGTATAACATTACCAACAGAAATTAAGTTCTCACCAGGCGGGGATAGATTTTCCCTTGTCTCGCAGCAAACTGTTGACCTATGGAAAATAAGTGAAGCAGGATTGGAAAAGCGTATAACATGCAATTCCAAACCAACAACAGTACAATGGACCACTGATGAACAAGTCTTTGTAGGACTAGAAAATGGCAATATTTTAAGTGTAAGTGTATCTGAAACACAAGCACAGACATATCCTGCCCATAGAAAACGAGTAAAATGCGTACATTTTGAAAACAACATGCTGTACACTGCATCAAGTGCTGGTGAAATAAAGGCTTGGTCAGTTgatgataaaaaattgaaagaaaTCTGTTGTGCCAATGCAGCATGTCGAATCACATGTGTTGCACTAAATAGGCAAagtcatttaataaaaaaagaagaaacagATGAAGAAAATGACAATGAGAAGGAAGAAGTTGAGAATGAAGATAGTAACAGTGAAGACTCAAATAATGAAGATACTCCAAAACCTCCAAAAAGGAAAGTTGGTGCTTTTGTTACAGTCAGCTATGGTGAAGATGAGGACAATAAAACTGAACAGCAACCTCCAGCTAAGAAGGCAAAGAAAAAGCGAAAAAATAAGAAATccaagattaaaaataatggttaA